Below is a genomic region from Miscanthus floridulus cultivar M001 chromosome 1, ASM1932011v1, whole genome shotgun sequence.
tttacagtagcttcattatattattatgtgctcactgtaatttttgtagctttagaatagactaagcattagggtacttaaatgctctttgtttcaatatacaataaatcgttagtagaaataaagatatatcctttatttgtaaagctaggtatttgttagttgaacccaacactttgcttggtaaagatgatagttagtttactaccttagtcattagagctagcttagtagcttagtatgcgtattcttagtttaagagttgttgttgccgaaatgctaagtattgcatcatcatcgcatgcttGTAGAGAAtaagttggtggagatagtgaccgcAGACGAtcgtgagttcgaggagatcgtcgaggagtacgaggaggagattctcgtgcagcaggaggtcccggagccaccacCTGACTGACTCGGCTGACACCGcgtctacccaaggcaagccccgatgcataacccttatatttgataatcactggatatatatatgtgatatgcatttacgttacaggaattttatggaaaccacatgcatagatatatctgtcctatgagtcttactagtgcaagttcgagtagctactatgcttaggttttcggtagcgtgagtaacctgtcgttactcacaataggtgattattataattactctcatgataaaaatgatgaaaggaaaatggagaccggatagggatatggtaggggtattggtgggtgtaatgagttgtgtcccgcggccacggggtttagcttggttatactgttttctcctgttcgtgtcgattgaggaccgtttgttgttgtggatggtagtcaggctacagacttattatcttgagcacatacttgcttatgggagtgggaaagCTCGTTAcacttgtcgtgggttccggctctttccgaaacgactgattggagacggggaaaggtggaggtctaagcaccatattgagaccgggtctcaagggtgggggcttggagtccaagtttggacggagacctggaccccgtgacaggagtagaatgggttgatcttgtttgtgccggggtacaaacggggcatgtgtttcgaggtacccagttGTGaaacattggttcgcgaatcgccgtttctgtgagacggtacgacttggctatggtctagcaccatagtaagaattgGAAGATGAAATATGGTGAAATGATTCTGACTACTTAACCCTTGCtttaaagtagaacatgtgcttaccaaGAATGGTTAGCTagtgaagtaatcatgactgctaataatacgtgactgtaaggatgaactattagtaatgctttccacaAACAAAAAGagaacaacaaacccatattgcctatcatatccttgagagttggAGAACTATTCCCActaatcggataagtcttgcgagtacattgtgtacttagggtttattttatccttgttgtaggtgcagcttgaggagtgactCTTGTGTGGATGATTCTTCTGATGGGCACAGATGGATTCTTGTATTGTTTTCGCTAGacgtttattttcattccgctgtttaattatcgcactctgaactctggtattgtaataaataatttctaagaaatcttgttgtatgaaatggactaagttttGTAAGCTCGTATTCATTATTGGATTTTGGATGTAAAACGTgaattgttttgagttctcccttgaggtgtgctcgacggaactgtccgaggtagctcactttcgaggtgtttagtgtctagtggaagacgagcgcttccgaaaacgtgttatttcggacggttctgccgcACCAGCTCCTCTCTGGCTCTCTCTCCTATCTCCTTACTCCTTAGTGAGGTAATGTACTGGGATACTAGTGATTCAGTTTTCTAGCGATTTCACTTTGCAATATTTCATATTGTATAGGGCATAATAATAGACTACAATGAAATTTGTTTTGAAGCGCTTTCAATGGCTAGTATGATTTCTAGCCTTTTATTATTTAGCGCCCTTGGTCTATAAGAAAACGCTCGTCTAAGTAGTGCTGGGCACGTCGCGAGGAAGCCGGACGATCTGAGCAAGGCAGACGAGGCAAAGTGGAGTTGGTCCCCAAAGCATGCGTCGTGGACAGAAGCAAGCCACACGCAGGTTCGTGACCGGGCCTTCTCTCGCAAGTACTAGTGGTGGGAACGCTGGGGAATTGGAAAATTAAATTGCTGGAGGCATGTGGCGCGAAACATCAACGTGTCAAAATTGGGTCGCTGTCTGCTTTTGGGCTGATGGAGGAGGTCTTCGTGGACCTGCTCTAGATGATCTCTTCGTATGTTTTGTAGCGCCTGCTAGGTGGTTGCAAATAAATAAGGTTGAGAAGAAGCCATGCATTCTTCGCAGTCCTTAATTTAATTTTGTTCCATGCATGTGTTCTTTCATATACGGAGTAGAGTAGAATTATATAACTCATGatgcttttttttttctgatgaTATTTGTGACTGTAGACGTATACTCGTATACACCTTGTCAACGGCAGGACATTGTATAATATAATCAAATGTCTCGGCTTTTTCCCGAATCAGAGACGCACATAAACATACATTACATGTATGCACACTCACCGCTTCAATCCTAGGACAAATAGAGAAAATTACGAACACAtgttttaatttaaaatttaaattcgaTGAGGAGGTAGGAACCCAACCAGCCGATCTGCACTCAATTTGAAGATCTAGATTATTCTCTCTCTTTTAAGATGCTTATTCTTAGACTCTATTCAAACTTGAAAGATTTCAAGTAAATCACTGTTCAATGCTTCTTGGAAAATAAAaggaatcttttttttttgtgtgtggtgGAAGTAAGGTAATTACTTCAAATCAACATAATCGGGATCTACCGGAATGAGAAaccatatactccctctgtcccggtATGAATGACGTTCTAGCACTGCATTGAAGTGTCCAGGTTCAGATATTTATCCATGCATGTGGACATAGCCACGATCTTGGTTTAGAGAATCTTTATTACACCTCGTTGAAGACTAAAACGACTTGGAGTATGTCTTTTCATCTCTACGCTTTTTCTGTTTAATTCAAAACACATAACAACAAACAATCCACCTATAACTATGTCTAGTAATAACAAATAGAGTATATATGTTCTGGCTACTACGCAACATACAGAGTTTACATCTACGGAGATCTCCATTTCCCCACCGCCTGAGTTCAGCTTCTTCAGCACAGCATCCTCTAGCTAGCTAACGCCGAGGGTTTCTGAGATCACAGCGCGAGCGTGAGATGGTCGCGTGGGTCACCGGGCCGGCGGTACGGCTCCGCGCGGGCGGCGACCCTGCCCTTGCGCTTCTCCATGAACCGCTGCAACGACGCCTTCCTGGCCACGGGTAGGTCGGCGACCACCGAGGAGAGCGGCGGCTGCTCCGTGCctccccgccgcgccgccgccgcggcgagcCGCAGCAGGTCGGCCGCCTTGTCCGCCGTGACATCGTCGAGCACCAGCGCCCGCCCGCCGTACACGATGGTCAGCTGCGCCGCCGCCGTttccggctcctcctcctggtccaCATCGGCGCCCGGCATGAGGGGCAGGGG
It encodes:
- the LOC136489474 gene encoding protein TIFY 11e-like, with product MAAAAAPSGGTGNNTAATTTTSRFAAACGALSQYVKAAEAERTRARPPAVRPLPLMPGADVDQEEEPETAAAQLTIVYGGRALVLDDVTADKAADLLRLAAAAARRGGTEQPPLSSVVADLPVARKASLQRFMEKRKGRVAARAEPYRRPGDPRDHLTLAL